From the Paenibacillus tianjinensis genome, the window TTCGGCTGGGATGTCTTTTTTTGATGAACTGGCCGATATAAGGAATATATCAATCAATCACCCGCGGAGGCCCCGATGAAAAATTCGCAGCATCTTAAGGCATATGTCCAAATGCATCCTGATAACAAGATGGCATGGTACTTGCTTGGTAAGGAATACTATAAGAACGGCCAGCAGGGGAAAGCTAATTATTGCTACAATCAGGCAGGAGAAGTATATGAGGCTTTTGAACACAGCAAGGTCCCTGCGGATATGCTGCGTGAATATGAGGATGGGCTGCTGAAAGTGGCGCATGAACGCCATCAGTCCAAGCTGAGGAAGCGTAGGACACTGGTGGCTCTCGTACTGTTGCTGTTAATGTTCCTGCCTCCGGCGGTATCGCCCGAAGCAAACTCCGGGATCACGCTGGAATCCCTGCTGGATGATGGTAAGGACGTTCCTGCACAGCTGGCTGCTGATGCCCAGGAGACGGTTACAGAGGAAGAGCAGCGTGATCAACCGCCAAAGCTGGCCTTTACAGCCCTAGCCGCCGGAGATGCAGCTGCGGCCAGCCAGGCGTTTGCGGGTATTGTGCAGAGCAAGAGTCCGGTAGAGACTGCCATCCTGGGGATGGACCGTTCCGGGAAATGGCTAATATGGAAAAAGAAGCTGCCGCTTACTGCAACTGTGGTGAAGAATGAAAACGGGCGTACCGTCTACCAATCCTATGATCAGGCCCGTTGTGAATGTAAGCCGCCGGAATCCGGGGAGCTGCAGAAGCAGGCGGCGCAATGGCAGGAGCAGCAGGAGCAGTTAGCCGTATTATGGAGCGCAATGCGAGCTTATAAGAGCAGCAAAGGGAAACTGCCTCAATCTCTAAAAGAGCTGACAGGTGCTTTTCCCGGCAATTGGCTTAGCGCGGCTACACCTTTGATGAAGGAGAAATTCGCGTCACTGCGTGCTTCGGCAGCTGATTCCATGTCCAAACAGCAGGCGGGCAGAGCTGACGGGGATTTGAATAAGGAACCGCAAGCAGGAGCCGGGACTGGAGGCGGGGCTGGGGCAGCAGGAGAAACGGCGCAGGAAATCCCTTTTTTCAACGGATCTCTTACTATTATTGTGGATAAACAAAATCACCGTCTGGCAGTTACCAGCGGCTCGGTTATTCTGCGGAACTATGCGGTTGGGCTGGGGGGCGATAAGACTCCTGAAGGGGCTTTTACAATTACAGATAAGGTGGTTAATCCGAATGGCCATGATAACGGGGAGTTTGGCAGCCGGGGCATGCAGCTCTCGGATAGCAATTATGCGATCCACGGCACCAATGAACCGGAAAGCATCGGCAAGGATGAGTCGCTGGGCTGTATCCGCATGAGCCGTAAGGATGTGGAAGAATTATTCGCGCTTGTACCCAGAGGAACGAAGGTGCAGATTAGTAAAGGGGTTTTGCCTGAGGAGCTGCTGGTTCCGGAGGACCGTTTCCCCTCTGGAGCACCTCGAAATCAGACCAACCCCAACAAAGTCTACCACTGGCTGAATTAATTGCCTGCTACAATAAATAGAACAATGATAAGAAGCACCAGCAGGACCAGACTTGCGCTAATCCAAAGGATTGCTTTGCGGTTCACTTCTTCTTTCTTCTGTTGAAGTGTTGGAGGTTTACGTTTAGTTGACATAATTGCCATCCTTCTTTCTCTCTTGATCGGTGATTACCCTTACATTGTAATGGGTTTAGGAGAAAATTACTATACTCTCCACCTCAGCCCGGAAACTCCGCAACCCAAAAAACTTTTCTTTTCCTCCGGAAACGGATAAAATTAAGAAGAATACTAACAGAAACGGGGAGTCGGAGGACGAATCGAGTGATCCCTTGAAGGAGCGAGAACGGTGCTGTATCGACATTTTGGCAAACCTATTTTCTTTAAAATGGACCCGGAGAAGGCACATCATCTCGTCATAGGCGGATTAAACAAATCGGCACTGGTTCCGGGCGGCAGCGCGGCCATGCGTTTGATGTACGGTGTCCCTGAAACCGCGGATATGGCAGTAGATCTGTTCGGCCTGCATTTCCCCACTCCGGTGGGTCTGGCAGCGGGACTGGACAAAAACGCCGAGGCGGTGGGCGGCTTTTCGTCAATCGGCTTCGGATTTATGGAGGTTGGTACGGTAACCCCCAAAGGGCAGCCCGGCAATGACAGTCCGCGGCTGTTCCGTCTTCTTCCAGACGAAGCGCTCATCAACCGGATGGGCTTCAATAATGAAGGTGCGGAGGCGATGGCGGAACGGCTTAAGGTACAGGGGAAACGCAGGATACCTGTAGCGGTCAACATCGGGCGCAACAAAGCCACTCCGAATGAAACGGCGCATGAGGATTACCGCAAGTGTATCCGTACGCTATATCCGTACGGTGATTTTTTTGTGGTCAATATCAGCTCTCCGAATACACCGGATTTGCGCAGTCTTCAGCATGGAAGCGAGCTGTCGAAGCTGCTGGCCGAGGTCAAGGAAGAAATGGCTATCCAGCGGAACAAGAGCGGCATAGCTAAAAGCCTGCTGGTCAAGATTGCTCCTGACGTCAGCGACAGTGAATTGGAATTCATGGTACATACACTTTCGGATGCGGGAGTAGATGGCGTAATTGCCACCAACACGACACTTAGCCGTGAAGGATTGATCAGTGAGAAGGCCGGAGAAACAGGCGGGCTAAGCGGCAAGCCGCTGAGAGACCGTTCTACAGATATTATCCGCAGTATTTACCGCCAGACCGGCGGGAAGCTGCCAATCATTGGCTCGGGCGGGATTTTTAGCAGCCAGGATGCTTATGACAAAATCCGGGCAGGTGCAAGCCTGGTTGAAATTTATACGGCTCTCATCTATGAAGGACCGGAGGTTAACCGCAGACTGCATGCCGGACTCAGGAAGCTGCTGCGGCGGGACGGATTCTCTCATATCCTAGAAGCGGTGGGCGCCGATCATCACTGAAGGATGAATGGACAGGAGGACGAAGGCGATGGACGGCAGGGACTGGGGAACTTTTTTGCTTCCATATGAACAGACTGTGGAGGAACTTAAGGTTAAATTTAAAACAATGCGCTCGGAGCTTAAGAAAAGAGAAGAATATACGCCGATTGAGTTCGTTACAGGACGCGTAAAACGGCTGTCAAGCATACTGGAGAAGGCCCAGCGGCTTAATGTGAAGATGGAGGATCTGGAAACGGGCATTGAAGATATCGCCGGCATACGGATTATGTGCCAGTTCGTTGAAGATATCCGCAGAGTGGCGGAATATATCCGCGCCCGCAAAGATCTTGAAGTGCTGTATGAGAAAGATTACATCACCAATTATAAGGAAAGCGGCTACCGAAGCTTCCATATGATTATTAAATATCCTGTGCAAACTGCTCTGGGACAAAAGATTGTACTTGCCGAAATTCAAATCCGTACACTCGCGATGAATTTCTGGGCAACGATCGAACATTCCCTGAACTATAAATACCGTGAAAGCCTGCCGGATGAAATGCGGATACGCCTGAAAACAGCTGCGGAGGCCGCGTCGATCCTGGATAGTGAAATGTCCAGCATCCGTGAAGAAATTCTGGAAGCACAAAAGACGTTCGAGGAAAACTCGAATATGACCACTCAGGTACTCAAGGCGATTCATCAATTGTATTTCTACCATCTGGTGAATGAGGCGATTGAAAGCCAGGAGCGGTTCAATGTGATCTGGCAGACTCAGGATATGGAAGCTATGAAAGAGCTGCTGGATCATGTGCGGGAGCTGCTCTCAGGAGCGAAAAAGGATAGTCTTCCAGATGGCCTATGAACCGCTGTACCTGGCTTACCTGGTCTACTTCAACCGTGACAGAGATTATTTTGAATGTCATGAGGTGCTTGAAGAGCTGTGGCTGGCGCAGGAACGCAATCCTTTGTACAAAGCCCTTCTACAGGTAGCAGTGGGGCTGTATCATTTCCGTAACAACAATGTCCGCGGCGCAGCGATTATGATGGACCGGGCACATGAAGTGCTTGGAACCTATCCTGGTGATTCCTTGGGTATCGATCTAACTAATCTGGTAAGGGAAGTAAGGGCCTACGCAGAACAATTGAAGGCGTATGAAGCTCAGCCGTTTCTTTATTATGATCTGACCATCGATATTCTGGATCCGGTGCTGGCGGCAGAGGTGAAGCTGGCTGCGGCCGGCATAAAGCCCAACCAGCCCCAAAGGCGAGGGCCAAAGCGGCCGGACAAAGCGCATCGGAAATAAGATGCTGTGATAACGCTACATTATCAGGAGCACCCCGCAGGGGTGTTCCTTGAACTATTATTCCCTAAATTCAGGTAACACAGCAGGAGGACGGCAACATGGCGGCACAACTGCCCAGAACTTTCACGGAACGCATGAGAGAACTGCTGAGAACGGAATATGAGCAATTCGCGGACACCTATAAGGAAACACCTTATGGAGGAATCCGTGTCAATACACTGAAGATTACGGTCCAGGAGCTGCTGGAGCACTCGCCGTTTGAGCTTCAGCCCATTCCCTGGTGTCCTACAGGATTCTATACGGAGGATGGGACAAGACCGGGCAAACATCCCTATTACCATGCCGGGTTATATTACATACAGGAACCGAGCGCGATGGCATCGGTTGAGCTGCTTAATGTACAGCCTGGCGACCGTGTGCTTGATCTGTGTGCCGCTCCAGGCGGTAAATCCACTCAGATTGCCGCCAAGCTGCAGGGCCAGGGGCTGCTCATTAGTAACGATCTTCACCCGGAGCGGACCAAAGCTCTGGCCAAAAATCTGGAGCTGTACGGTGTCAGAAACGGCATTGTGCTGAACGAGAGTCCGGAACGGATTGCCTCAGCTTTCCCGGGTTTTTTCGACCGGATTCTAATCGATGCGCCTTGCTCCGGCGAAGGCATGTTCCGCAAAGACGAAGATATGGTGAAGCAGTGGGAGCCTGG encodes:
- a CDS encoding L,D-transpeptidase — translated: MKNSQHLKAYVQMHPDNKMAWYLLGKEYYKNGQQGKANYCYNQAGEVYEAFEHSKVPADMLREYEDGLLKVAHERHQSKLRKRRTLVALVLLLLMFLPPAVSPEANSGITLESLLDDGKDVPAQLAADAQETVTEEEQRDQPPKLAFTALAAGDAAAASQAFAGIVQSKSPVETAILGMDRSGKWLIWKKKLPLTATVVKNENGRTVYQSYDQARCECKPPESGELQKQAAQWQEQQEQLAVLWSAMRAYKSSKGKLPQSLKELTGAFPGNWLSAATPLMKEKFASLRASAADSMSKQQAGRADGDLNKEPQAGAGTGGGAGAAGETAQEIPFFNGSLTIIVDKQNHRLAVTSGSVILRNYAVGLGGDKTPEGAFTITDKVVNPNGHDNGEFGSRGMQLSDSNYAIHGTNEPESIGKDESLGCIRMSRKDVEELFALVPRGTKVQISKGVLPEELLVPEDRFPSGAPRNQTNPNKVYHWLN
- a CDS encoding quinone-dependent dihydroorotate dehydrogenase, which codes for MLYRHFGKPIFFKMDPEKAHHLVIGGLNKSALVPGGSAAMRLMYGVPETADMAVDLFGLHFPTPVGLAAGLDKNAEAVGGFSSIGFGFMEVGTVTPKGQPGNDSPRLFRLLPDEALINRMGFNNEGAEAMAERLKVQGKRRIPVAVNIGRNKATPNETAHEDYRKCIRTLYPYGDFFVVNISSPNTPDLRSLQHGSELSKLLAEVKEEMAIQRNKSGIAKSLLVKIAPDVSDSELEFMVHTLSDAGVDGVIATNTTLSREGLISEKAGETGGLSGKPLRDRSTDIIRSIYRQTGGKLPIIGSGGIFSSQDAYDKIRAGASLVEIYTALIYEGPEVNRRLHAGLRKLLRRDGFSHILEAVGADHH
- a CDS encoding GTP pyrophosphokinase codes for the protein MDGRDWGTFLLPYEQTVEELKVKFKTMRSELKKREEYTPIEFVTGRVKRLSSILEKAQRLNVKMEDLETGIEDIAGIRIMCQFVEDIRRVAEYIRARKDLEVLYEKDYITNYKESGYRSFHMIIKYPVQTALGQKIVLAEIQIRTLAMNFWATIEHSLNYKYRESLPDEMRIRLKTAAEAASILDSEMSSIREEILEAQKTFEENSNMTTQVLKAIHQLYFYHLVNEAIESQERFNVIWQTQDMEAMKELLDHVRELLSGAKKDSLPDGL
- a CDS encoding DUF309 domain-containing protein, with the protein product MAYEPLYLAYLVYFNRDRDYFECHEVLEELWLAQERNPLYKALLQVAVGLYHFRNNNVRGAAIMMDRAHEVLGTYPGDSLGIDLTNLVREVRAYAEQLKAYEAQPFLYYDLTIDILDPVLAAEVKLAAAGIKPNQPQRRGPKRPDKAHRK